From one Balaenoptera acutorostrata chromosome 6, mBalAcu1.1, whole genome shotgun sequence genomic stretch:
- the PTRH1 gene encoding probable peptidyl-tRNA hydrolase: MGSFGLSRGGLWLSLAASRCVLEPRPPGKRWLVAGLGNPGLPGTRHSVGMAVLGQLARRLGVAESWERDRRCAADLALASLGDAHLVLLRPRRLMNVNGRSVGAVWTDAEEVCLVHDELHKPLGKLALKLGGSARGHNGVRSCFSCLNSNMSPALGQAMPRLRVGIGRPTHPDTVQGYVLGHFSPAEQELLPPLLSATDLLLDHIRERSQRPSSGL; encoded by the exons ATGGGGTCGTTTGGCCTCTCGCGCGGAGGGCTGTGGTTGAGTCTGGCCGCGAGCCGGTGTGTTTTGGAACCCCGGCCCCCGGGGAAGCGGTGGCTG GTGGCCGGCCTGGGGAACCCTGGACTGCCCGGCACGCGGCACAGCGTGGGCATGGCGGTGCTGGGGCAGCTGGCACGGCGGCTAGGTGTGGCGGAGAGCTGGGAGCGCGACCGGCGCTGTGCCGCCGACCTCGCCCTGGCCTCGCTCGGGGATGCGCATCTGGTCCTTCTCCGGCCACGGCGGCTCATGAACGTCAACGGGCGCAGCGT CGGAGCTGTTTGGACTGACGCTGAGGAGGTCTGCCTGGTGCACGATGAGCTCCACAAGCCGCTGGGGAAACTGGCTCTGAAGTTGGGAGGAAGTGCCAG GGGCCACAATGGAGTCCGTTCCTGTTTTAGCTGCCTCAACTCTAACATGAGTCCTGCACTGGGTCAG GCAATGCCACGGCTGCGGGTGGGCATCGGGCGCCCGACACACCCGGACACAGTGCAGGGCTACGTGCTGGGCCACTTCTCCCCAGCTGAGCAGGAGCTGCTGCCTCCATTGCTGAGCGCCACCGACCTGCTCCTGGACCACATCCGTGAGCGAAGCCAGAGGCCTTCGTCAGGGCTGTGA